The Phragmites australis chromosome 13, lpPhrAust1.1, whole genome shotgun sequence DNA window ATGGATCAACGGGATCCAGGCGTATCTGCTGATTGCGGCGGGGGTGGTTGCAGGGGTGCACTTGCGACCTGAGAGGACAGGCTGCTGCATTGCTGGACCTGGACGAGGCGTTATTTGATTATTCATCTCTGTTTTGATTTCCTTTCCGATTCTTCCACGTTGGATCTGCTATATCCAATGTCATGCCGACAACTGAGACGGCCAAAAGTTCCCTTTTTGGCCTCCAAGACGAGCTACCTCAGCACTTCTTTGAGGGTCCACTTGACCTACACGGTGCTCTGCAAATATATCTCTAGctggcggcagcagcagctgtgCACGAATGCGATGTAGTAGGTTGTAATACGCTGTATGCATGTACAATAGGAAAGCACACAGACAGTGATGTAAATCTAACTACATGGAGGCCATGCTTTCGTTTTGATTACAAAAGTTGTATTTTAGACTCCCATTCAATTTCGTTTTGCTAGGTTGCCTCGGGCTAAAATTACTCATCCTTCTAGATACTAGAGGAGTATTTTTATTTTAAGGTCGATCTTAAGCCGCCACATAATTTTGTGAAAAAGGAAGTGGCTTGCATAATCATTTGTTGATACATGGAATAGACTAAAAATTGTAATGACCGGCATGCAATTAGTTTTGTCGTACTTCATGAGTACTGCGATTAGTCGTACTTCATGAGTACATGTTTTTTTGTACTACTTTTGAACAACTTTGTTTCAGTTACAAGACCTTTACCATCATCCAATCATACGCATGGATACAGTTTGATAGGTTTAGGTCCCTAGCACTACTGGATCCGAGCTTGAGGGGAACATGCATTTCTTAAAGCTAGAAGAATGGTAATGAGGTCACCCGTGACATCAATTGAAAGGTATTTTTGGCAAAGCAGTTGGTAATGGTAATGAAGTTAGATTACCAAATATATAAGCAACTATggttgtggggggggggggcagtatGGTTCTAGAAACATGAGTTGCAGTGGAATATGGGGCGCAAATAAACTGCACGACCCAGGGACGCTGTGCCGCCGTGTACCTTCATGGCTGCATCTGCATGGCTGAGTATAAACTGATCATAATTCATGGGAAATGGCAAGGAGATTATGtatttttaaggaaaaaaagataTAAGAATTGCACTGctctttttttagagaattgtGCTGCTCCTGAAGCTTACCGAAGACTGACATGCAATCGTATTTATATCCATTACTCTACTACCAACCTCTGAATTCTTGCGCCAAGCTCTTGGCGTACCTTTGAAGCATCGACTTTTGAcgtgagaaaaagaaaattattttttaaaacgaaAAAATAAATTTGGGAGGAACTACATGTATTATTATATAAATGTAAAATTTAGAGTttgtaagataaaataaaataatttaaatatttatttccaGTCCAAAGTAAAAACATGATACCTAAGCCAACCATCATCAATATATCCACGGCTTCGGCTCTAAAAATTTTTAAGCTAAAGATGATtagcttaaaaaattattatagcTAGAGTTTTGCCAAATATATCTTTAATAAATAGAAATAGGCATCCGAATTCGTTGATCCTAGGTTCACCGTTGCAGCTTCCTTTGCTTGATAGAAGATGGTCAAAACAACGCTACCGCGAGAAGGAAAGTGCAGGAAAAGAGGAGCACTCGGCAGAGGCAGCGTCAAGTTGCAGGACGGCGTCCTTACTGCGAGCCTGACCAGAGAGCACCCATGCGGCCATGTCTGAACTCTGAGCTCTCTCTGACCCCTATCGGCTGCCCATTCGCGCCCATGATCCCAATCCAAGAATGCCTAATCATTGGACGGCAGAAGATTTGAACTTTCTTCAGTCTCATCAACCAAAATGTCAGATAATGTAGTGTGAAAAATGGCACTGTTTAGTAGCAGTTTCAACACACCTTTACACATTCATGCGCTTGCAGTTGCAGAGAAGTGTTGCGCACACTAACTGTAGTCAAAACTCCGCATGGCCTTGACTGAAATATACATCAGAGAAGGCTTTGTGATCGTGAACGATTACTGTTTTAAGGATGCTATAATGCAGGAGTATAACCTGGAAGCGTCTACAAGGCCGTGTGACAAGATTGCCAGTACAGTGCTACCGCATCGTTCCCTGAAAAAACAAGTACCGCTGCACTGTTACCTTCGGTTTTAGACTTTTCTTGCATGTGGAGACGAGCTTTGCCAGCTTCAGGCTGGCATAACTTGATCGGGTCTAGATTGCAACAACAGGTGGTCCCGAAAGCGAGTGCCCTTTTCTTTTCAACATATTTTTGCTGATACGGAAGCATGAAAGCAATAACAGTGATAAAGAGAAGTTGTGACGTTTTCTTATACAGCACTACTCATGAATCCCCGATACGGTGTCCTTGTTCTTCCCCTACCTGTACCACCATGGCTCATCAAAGCTATCGGAAATCAGGGTAGGTCGGCGGAGACTCTGGCCCCCTCTTCCGTACCCTTGTTTGAAATCTGCATCACCCTAGCTACGGAACTTAGCCATTACACATTTTTCACCAAACCTCTTTTTAGACTAAGTCAGTTTTTTATTTAGATAAAGTGATAAGGGTGATAGGATGAGAGTAATTACctaaattatatctcttaattttaaataataatagttaacCTACACTAATTAATACACACTAACACTTATCAATGCTAATCTTATTATACtgattactaattaacaataaaatatactaattatcactaatcGTACTCTAATCGATATACCAATAGTACACTAATAAACACACTAGCACTTAATAATCATAATCTCATAGTAATAAATACTAATTATCAATACAACATATTAATtgtcactaattattttactaatgatcATAATTAGCCAAGGTGGATGATCTCATTAGCCAAAATAAATAGATCAATCTATCCAGTATATTTAAGAAATATTCCTAAAATGTGGATGGCAATCTCCCATCCACCAAACACCTAAAAAATGTAAATGATCATTTATCATACAACTTTATcgcaccaaccaaacacacaaGTGTGTATACAGTGGCAGGCCCAAGTTAAGACATAtgtacacataattttttttaaaaaaaatagtatatatattatATCTAATAGCTATAGATGTCTGCAATTATTAGCATTATAGAATTACGTGTTGTATTTCTACTCAATAGACCATTTATATTCTTCTGGACCTTATCTCACTACCACACCATATCATCTCAAAACCTAATAAGCTCCGGATGATCTAAACGTGCAACATAGCttattgaatatttttttttacctatgCACCTCAATTGTTaatttgccatcgaataactactgattctacaatccgttatcgaataaattctgtttacttctataccatcgaataaatgtttcaattCTTATAtaccatcggcttccgatactaccctccgctgtactgttcatgaacagtatgtACAAtacccgagaataaaaaaatcacaaaaaatatgttgatttttgtgcacgctctataattcataatcaacccgttttaactgtattcactaAAAATACtatatagaattcaaactaaaattcttcaaaatgtactacttttgtaacttcttgtaatttttaagcctcataaaaatttaaaaaaatctgagaaaatttactaatattcctctaatgtgatgtaataatttctaaaattatctcccgcggtgaaaaaattagttctttgtaatgcatagtattacaaaagtagctcattttgagaaattttagtttgaattttacacagtatttttaggtgaatacagttaaaatgggttgattatgaattatagagcgtgcacaaaaatcgacatttTTTGACTTGTTTtattctcgggtactgttcatgaacagtatagcggagggtagtatcgaaagccgatggcatataagtaactgaaacatttattcgatggtatagaagtaaacagaatttatttgatgacggattgtagaatcagtagttatttaATGGTAAATTGTAGATTTGCCCATTGTTAAAATGTTAGGTCCACCAGTGTGTACGCATAAAAATGGGGGATGAGTGCCATTTCTCAACGCCTGCTTTCCTGCCGTACTAAAATATAGTACACAATGTGCTTTTGACACCTCCCGATATAGAAGCCCATGTCCTGTACCGCTATTGTAGCCGAGACATATATACAGCTATCTTATCTACCTCTCCCACTCGCACGGCATCTTTTGCGTTTAGTAGGCTTGGTTAACCACCTCGCCGGCCTCCTGCGCGGATCGATCGACCCAGGTGGAGTAGGCAGCGCGGCGGTATGAAGGTGCAGTGCGACGTGTGCTCGGCCGAGGCAGCCTCCGTCTTCTGCTGCGCCGACGAGGCCGCGCTGTGCGACGCGTGCGACCGCCGCGTCCACCGCGCCAACAAGCTCGCGGGGAAGCACCGCCgcttctccctcctccacccatcgtcatcctcctcctcgtccgccCAGAAGCCGCCGCTCTGCGACATCTGCCAGGTCAGTGATACACCAAACGTAGAATAGGAGGAACCGTTGATCTTTGCCTCGAAACTGAAGTCTGATCGAGCGTGGACTGCAGGAGAGGAGGGGGTTCTTTTTCTGCGTGGAGGACAGGGCGATCCTGTGCCGGGAGTGCGACGTGCCCGTGCACAACGCGAGCGAGATGACGAGGCGGCACAGCCGGTTCCTGCTCACCGGCGTGCGCGTCTCCTCGGCGCCGGTGGACTCCCCTGCGCCATCGGAAGAggatcaggaggaggaggaagagaacaGCAGCAGCCCCCGCAACGCCGACTCCTCCAGCGGCGCCGGCGCGAGCGCGGCCACGGCGAGCGCGAGCGACGGGAGCAGCATCTCCGAGTACCTGACCAAGACGCTGCCCGGGTGGCACGTCGAGGACTTCCTCGTGGACGACGCGGCCGCTGGCGTCGGCGCCTGCTCAGACGGCCTCTATCAGGTCAGTTCCATCCTTCCGCCACTTCAGTGCCATGCGAACACCCTTGCGAGCTACTAGTGCGGTGCATGAGCAACTTCTGTACCTCTCACTGACATGTTACTGAGAACACCATGAACATGCACAGCATGTAGCAGTCTTGTCCCGAGGTCCTGCGCCGTCTTGTGCACAGAAGCCAAATGCGCCATAGCATCGCCGGTCGCCGGTCATCTACCCTAACCACTACCTCCTTTTGGCGATATTTTGAGCTGACAATTATGGAGCAGTTTGTTGTCATGCTCACACTTGCATTAGGAAAAAAACTATTTGCTGGACCAGACTGTCGGGATAATATCTCGTGGAGACCACCTAGATATGATATGAGATAAAGCAAACGAtcagcttgcatatctttttcTCGGTTTGCTCACAACTTTTTTGCACTTGAAGTTTAACCATGTGGATGTACAGACAAAATAACCGAAAGAAGCAGTAAATTCATTATCGTACTCACTTGGCATGTGGCAACTCGCGTTTCAGCAGGGTGGAGAAGCTCAGATGGGAGGGCTGCTGCAAGAAGCTTACAAGCCGTGGATGGAGCGGGAGCGGCTGCTCGGTGATGTCGTTGTTACCGCCGACGAGCGGGCCAGCCAGGAGC harbors:
- the LOC133889709 gene encoding B-box zinc finger protein 20-like isoform X1 encodes the protein MKVQCDVCSAEAASVFCCADEAALCDACDRRVHRANKLAGKHRRFSLLHPSSSSSSSAQKPPLCDICQERRGFFFCVEDRAILCRECDVPVHNASEMTRRHSRFLLTGVRVSSAPVDSPAPSEEDQEEEEENSSSPRNADSSSGAGASAATASASDGSSISEYLTKTLPGWHVEDFLVDDAAAGVGACSDGLYQQGGEAQMGGLLQEAYKPWMERERLLGDVVVTADERASQERWVPQMHAEWTSNKRPRVSPSCSY
- the LOC133889709 gene encoding B-box zinc finger protein 20-like isoform X2, with protein sequence MKVQCDVCSAEAASVFCCADEAALCDACDRRVHRANKLAGKHRRFSLLHPSSSSSSSAQKPPLCDICQERRGFFFCVEDRAILCRECDVPVHNASEMTRRHSRFLLTGVRVSSAPVDSPAPSEEDQEEEEENSSSPRNADSSSGAGASAATASASDGSSISEYLTKTLPGWHVEDFLVDDAAAGVGACSDGLYQGGEAQMGGLLQEAYKPWMERERLLGDVVVTADERASQERWVPQMHAEWTSNKRPRVSPSCSY